The Streptomyces sp. R28 region CCCACGACGCGCCCGCCGCGGCGAGGGCCGTGAGGACGACAGTGGCGCCCGCGCGGGCGCGGAACGTACGTGAGGGTGTCAGGGTCGGCATGCGCGCTCCTCTGATTCAGACGATTTTCATACAAATCGCTCCTTCGCCTGACTCTCCGCTACGCGTACAGCGACTCGCCGTACCGATGTCCGGCGCGTCGTCAAAGATCACTCGTCCGGCGGAACCGGGAGCGCTTCGGCCGCTCCCGCGCGGCCGCTCCGGGCCCTTCGGGCCGCTTCGGGGTCCGTACGGCGATGCCCGCCGACAGCAACAGCAGCGCCCCCAGCATCACGAACGGCGCCGCCACCCCCGCGATGCCGGCGACCAGGCCCGCGGAGGCCGGTGCGGCCACCTGGCCGAGGCGGTTGCCGGTCAGGCGCAGGGCGAGGGCGGTGGAGCGGGCGCCGTCGGGGGCCGCCTGGACGACCGTCGTCATGGACAGCGGCTGGCCCACGCCGAGGCAGAAGCCCAGCACCGCCAGCATCAGGGCCAGCGCCCACACCGGCACCGGCAGCGCGATCCCGGCGCACAGCAGGGCCGCCAGCAGACAGGTCACGGTCAGCAGCAGGGTACGGCCGAGCAGCCGGAGCAGAGGCGTCAGGACCAGGCGGCACGCGATGGAGGCCGCCGCGCGCAGGCTCAGCAGGAGGCCGATCACCGACGGCGCGATGCCCCGGTGCTCGCCGACCACCGGAAGGTAGGCGGTGAGGATGTCGGTCGCGGACAGCACGGCGAGGCTGATGAAGATGCCGGCGGGCACGCCCCGGGCGCGCAGGATGCGCTGCACAGGGGCCCGTTCGCCTTGTTCCTTACGGGACTTGGACGCCGTACGGCTCTCTATGCGCCACAGCGAGGTGAGCGCGACCGCGCCGCCCGCGCCCGCCACCAGCAGGGCGAACGCGCTGGTGCCCGCCATGTCCCGGGCGCCGATCAGCGCGCC contains the following coding sequences:
- a CDS encoding MFS transporter — translated: MAPGGNRGWLLRLVIAFSFAQGAVSMARPAVSYRALALGADERAIGVIAGVYALLPLFAAVPLGRRTDHGRCAPLLPVGVVLISGGCAMSGIADSLWAMAVWSGVMGLGHLCFVIGAQSLVARQSAPHEQDRNFGHFTIGASLGQLVGPIAAGALIGARDMAGTSAFALLVAGAGGAVALTSLWRIESRTASKSRKEQGERAPVQRILRARGVPAGIFISLAVLSATDILTAYLPVVGEHRGIAPSVIGLLLSLRAAASIACRLVLTPLLRLLGRTLLLTVTCLLAALLCAGIALPVPVWALALMLAVLGFCLGVGQPLSMTTVVQAAPDGARSTALALRLTGNRLGQVAAPASAGLVAGIAGVAAPFVMLGALLLLSAGIAVRTPKRPEGPGAAARERPKRSRFRRTSDL